One window of Quercus robur chromosome 5, dhQueRobu3.1, whole genome shotgun sequence genomic DNA carries:
- the LOC126728495 gene encoding uncharacterized protein LOC126728495, whose amino-acid sequence MPDEHPSKCPKLQFEEIYRDPGSRKQICEFPINKQDEIRGAYIEKGPYQPKNIDYPYNDDTHHRRFQPSWFNSHEDWLEYSSSTDAIYCLPCYLFSKKPIGRPGSDAFISTGFNNWKKVKDGMNCPLIRHVGKEPNSPHKIVVKCCEDLKNYSRHIDKLIEKQTSKELENNRLRLKTLVECARWLAFQACAFRGHDESLDSKNRGNFIELIKFTSTFNNKVASVVLENAPGNAKYTSPTIQKEILHILASNVRNAIREEIGDAKFCILVDEARDESKRKQMAIILRLQLALVIACREVKYVHQFFDHLVNIINIVVGSSKRNDELQHAQAEQVENMIASNEIEIGRGAN is encoded by the exons ATGCCTGATGAACATCCCTCCAAATGTCCAAAACTTCAATTTGAAGAGATATATCGTGATCCAGGTtcacgtaaacaaatatgtgaatttcctatcaacaaacaagatgaaatccgAGGAGCTTATATCGAAAAAGgtccatatcaacctaaaaatatagactaTCCATACAATGATGATACTCATCATCGTCGATTTCAACCTTCATGGTTTAATTCACATGAGGATTGGTTGGAATATTCATCTTCAACGGATGCGATATATTGTCTACCTTGCTACCTTTTTAGTAAGAAACCAATAGGTCGTCCCGGATCAGATGCATTCATTTCAACAGGttttaataattggaaaaaggtGAAAGATGGAATGAATTGTCCTTTAATTCGTCATGTTGGGAAAGAACCAAACTCCCCAcataaaattgttgtgaaatgcTGCGAGGATTTAAAGAATTATTCACGACATATTGACAAACTAATTGAGAAACAAACGTCAAAAGAATTAGAGAATAATCGGTTGCGGCTCAAAACCTTAGTAGAGTGTGCTCGATGGCTAGCATTCCAAGCTTGTGCTTTTAGAGGTCATGATGAAAGCCTTGATTCAAAAAATAGgggtaattttattgaattgataAAATTCACATCAACTTTCAATAACAAAGTAGCTAGTGTTGTTTTGGAAAATGCTCCAGGAAATGCCAAATATACATCACCCACAATTCAAAAGGAGATTTTGCATATTCTTGCTAGTAATGTGCGAAATGCTATTCGTGAAGAAATTGGGGatgcaaaattttgcattcttgtTGATGAAGCCCGGGATGAGTCGAAGAGAAAGCAAATGGCCATCATTTTGAG GTTGCAATTAGCTCTAGTTATAGCATGTAGAGAAGTAAAATATGTTCATCAATTCTTTGATCATTTGGTTAATATTATCAATATTGTTGTTGGTTCTAGTAAGCGTAATGATGAATTGCAACATGCTCAAGCAGAACAAGTTGAGAATATGATTGCTTCTAATGAAATTGAGATTGGAAGAGGTGCAAACTAG
- the LOC126728497 gene encoding uncharacterized protein LOC126728497: MNCPLIRHVGKEPNSPHKIAVKCCEDLKNYSRHIDKLIEKQTLKELENNWLRLKTSVECARWLAFQACAFRGHDESLDSKNRGNFIELIKFTSTFNDKVASVVLENAPGNAKYTSPTIQKEILHILASNVRNAIREEIGDAKFCILVDEVWDESKRKQMAIILRFVDKEGFIKECFFHIVHVRDTTALTLKNEICAVLSHYNLHIENIRGQGYDGASNMRGEWNGLQTLFLKDCPYAYYVHCMAHRLQLALVTACREVKYVYQFFDHLVNIINIVVGSSKRNDELQHAQAEQVENMIASNEIEIGRGANQIGLEFRLNSQHVQVYDDI, encoded by the exons ATGAATTGTCCTTTAATTCGTCATGTTGGGAAAGAACCAAACTCCCCACATAAAATTGCTGTGAAATGTTGCGAGGATTTAAAGAATTATTCACGACATATTGACAAACTAATTGAGAAACAAACGTTAAAAGAATTAGAGAATAATTGGTTGCGGCTCAAAACCTCAGTAGAGTGTGCTCGATGGCTAGCATTCCAAGCTTGTGCTTTTAGAGGTCATGATGAAAGCCTTGATTCAAAAAATAGgggtaattttattgaattgataAAATTCACATCAACTTTCAATGACAAAGTAGCTAGTGTTGTTTTGGAAAATGCTCCAGGAAATGCCAAATATACATCACCCACAATTCAAAAGGAGATTTTGCATATTCTTGCTAGTAATGTGCGAAATGCTATTCGTGAAGAAATTGGGGatgcaaaattttgcattcttgtTGATGAAGTCTGGGATGAGTCGAAGAGAAAGCAAATGGCCATCATTTTGAGGTTTGTTGATAAAGAAGGTTTCATTAAAGAGTGTTTCTTTCATATTGTGCATGTTAGAGACACTACTGCATTGACTTTAAAGAATGAGATATGTGCTGTCCTTTCTCATTACAACCTCCACATTGAAAATATTCGAGGTCAAGGATATGATGGGGCTAGTAACATGCGTGGTGAATGGAATGGATTACAAActctttttcttaaagattGCCCATATGCTTATTATGTACATTGTATGGCTCATAGGTTGCAATTAGCTCTAGTTACAGCATGTAGAGAAGTAAAATATGTTTATCAATTCTTTGATCATTTggttaatattattaatattgttGTTGGTTCTAGTAAGCGTAATGATGAATTGCAACATGCTCAAGCAGAACAAGTTGAGAATATGATTGCTTCTAATGAAATTGAGATTGGAAGAGGTGCAAACCAGATTG gtttggAATTTCGGTTGAATTCCCAACATGTTCAAGTATATGATGATATatga
- the LOC126728494 gene encoding uncharacterized protein LOC126728494 — MFDATCKVINTISEEGVNYKQRGDAEGAYQVLTSFEFILILHLMKEIMGITNVLCQALQQHSQDLLNAMHLVSTTKSLIQELRDDGWEPLLASVISFCEQHEIDIPDMNARYTKGRGRYRRQDDDLTMEHHFRIGIFTVVIYFQLQELKSRFSELTTELVILSSALNPKDAFRLFKIVHIYNLVKKYYPQDFTEHEQELLESQLQHYELDVIKHPDFQNMSTISELCRGLQISGKSNIYFLIDRIIRLVLTLPVSTATTEGVFSVMKLLKTRLRNRMEDEFLADNMIVYIEKEIAGNFTIEMIMDEFYSMKNRRQA, encoded by the coding sequence atgttTGATGCTACTTGCAAAGTTATCAACACTATCTCTGAGGAAGGGGTTAACTATAAACAACGCGGTGATGCCGAGGGAGCTTATCAGGTATTAacatcatttgaatttattttaatcttgcatTTGATGAAAGAGATAATGGGAATTACTAATGTTctttgtcaagctttgcaaCAACATTCTCAAGACCTTTTAAATGCCATGCATTTAGTTTCAACTACAAAATCACTTATTCAAGAGTTGAGAGATGATGGATGGGAACCTTTACTTGCTAGTGTTATATCATTTTGTGAGCAACATGAAATTGATATTCCTGATATGAATGCTCGTTACACTAAAGGTCGAGGTAGATATCGTCGTCAAGATGACGATTTAACAATGGAACATCATTTTAGAATTGGCATATTTACAGTTGTAATATACTTTCAATTGCAAGAATTGAAAAGTAGATTTTCTGAGCTAACAACAGAACTTGTCATTCTTAGTTCAGCTTTAAATCCCAAGGATGCTTTTAGATTATTCAAAATTGTTCATATATACAATTTGGTTAAGAAATATTATCCTCAAGATTTCACTGAACATGAACAAGAACTTTTAGAGTCTCAATTGCAACATTATGAGCTTGATGTGATAAAACATCCAGATTTTCAGAATATGAGTACAATTTCCGAGCTATGTAGGGGATTACAAATTTCAGGAAAGTCTAATAtctattttttgattgatagaATTATTCGTCTTGTGTTGACCCTTCCAGTTTCTACAGCAACTACAGAAGGAGTTTTCTCAGTTATGAAGTTGTTAAAAACAAGACTTCGCAATAGAATGGAGGATGAGTTTTTGGCAGATAATATGATAGTTTATATAGAGAAGGAAATTGCAGGAAATTTCACtatagagatgataatggatgaattttattccatgaaaaatcGTCGTCAGGCATGA